DNA from Gammaproteobacteria bacterium:
GCTGAGCTCCCAGGCCGTCAGGCGAGCACCCTGTTGCCAGGGCCGGGTCTCGGTGAAATGGACGGAGGCGAGCTTGTCTTCGACCGCCGCCTGCATGATCACGCCCAGCGCCGTACCAAACCCCCCGGTGGCCAGCGAACCGGTATTGCAGTGAGTGAACACCCTGGCGCCAGGCAGCAGCTTCGCGGCACCCAGGGCCGCCATCGCGCGGTTCATTTCACGGTCCTGCTCGGCAATCCGCTGTGCGACGGCCACCAGGTCCTCGAATTCCTGACTCTCGACCAGCGCCTGTCGCATCCTGTCGATGGCCCAGTGCAGGTTGACCGCTGTCGGGCGGGCATCGGCCAGGCGGATCAAGGCGGCCTCGAAACCTGGCTCGTCATCCTTGGCCAGGTAGTCGCGAACAGCCAGGCAGACGCCGTAGGCGGCGGCAATGCCGATGGCAGGCGCCCCGCGCACTGCCATGCCGGCGATGGCCTCGCCGACCGCATCGCTGTCCCGGGCCTCCAGCCAGCGGATCTCGGCGGGCAATTTTCGCTGGTCTAGAATGCGAAGATGGTCATTTGCCCACTGGAGCGGCAGAATAGGCTGTGTAACAGTCTGGTTCATGGCATCAAAAATAGAATAAAGTGCGTGAAATCAGCAGGTTTTCTGATATATTTAGAGCAGTTTAGGAGCAAACGAA
Protein-coding regions in this window:
- the mtnA gene encoding S-methyl-5-thioribose-1-phosphate isomerase, whose product is MNQTVTQPILPLQWANDHLRILDQRKLPAEIRWLEARDSDAVGEAIAGMAVRGAPAIGIAAAYGVCLAVRDYLAKDDEPGFEAALIRLADARPTAVNLHWAIDRMRQALVESQEFEDLVAVAQRIAEQDREMNRAMAALGAAKLLPGARVFTHCNTGSLATGGFGTALGVIMQAAVEDKLASVHFTETRPWQQGARLTAWELSQAGVRGRLITEGAAGHVMRTAGIDWLIVGADRIAANGDVANKIGTYGLARLAKAHGAKVMVVAPTSTVDMSIQDGEEITIENRPAGEILAAAGMDEPPAGITVVNPAFDITPAECVDLLVTDRGVLESPDKAAMKHVFRS